A portion of the Carcharodon carcharias isolate sCarCar2 chromosome 18, sCarCar2.pri, whole genome shotgun sequence genome contains these proteins:
- the LOC121290506 gene encoding histone H3.3C-like → MACTKQIAWKSTVCKVPRKQLATKASRKCAPSIGEVKKPHRYRPRTVVFQEICRCQYSTELLIRKLSVQRLVREIAQGFETELMFQSASVGALQEAIETYLVGLFEDTNSCAIHAKRLNVMSKDTQLVQRIWEQRAETLCFITLAADYFEVTFKHFLKNTWTVGPKINISIFKKMKCSEFDLYMHV, encoded by the exons ATGGCTTGTACCAAACAGATAGCCTGGAAGTCCACCGTCTGCAAAGTTCCCAGGAAGCAGCTGGCCACCAAGGCATCCCGGAAATGTGCCCCCTCCATTGGCGAAGTGAAGAAACCTCATCGCTACAGGCCGAGAACAGTCGTGTTCCAAGAAATCTGCCGATGCCAGTATTCCACAGAGTTGCTTATCCGCAAACTGTCCGTCCAGCGCCTGGTGAGGGAAATTGCCCAGGGCTTCGAAACTGAGCTGATGTTTCAGAGTGCGTCAGTTGGAGCTTTGCAGGAAGCCATTGAGACCTACTTGGTTGGCCTGTTTGAGGACACCAACTCGTGTGCCATCCATGCCAAAAGATTGAACGTAATGTCCAAAGACACTCAGCTGGTACAACGGATCTGGGAGCAGCGTGCTGAAACTCTTTGCTTCATTACATTAGCTGCAGACTATTTTGAAGTGACATTTAAACATTTTCTAAAAAATACCTGGACTGTGG GACCCAAAATAAACATAAGTatctttaaaaaaatgaaatgctCGGAGTTTGACCTATACATGCACGTCTAA